The following coding sequences lie in one Lolium perenne isolate Kyuss_39 chromosome 2, Kyuss_2.0, whole genome shotgun sequence genomic window:
- the LOC127332887 gene encoding polyol transporter 5 gives MDSAAALPPAVEPKKTGNVKFAFACAILASMTSILLGYDIGVMSGASLYIQEDLKITDTQVEVLLGILNVYSLIGSFAAGRTSDWIGRRFTIVFAAVIFFAGALIMGFSVNFAMLMFGRFVAGIGVGYALMIAPVYTAEVSPASSRGFLTSFPEVFINFGILLGYVSNYAFSRLTLHLGWRVMLGIGAGPSVLLGFMVLGMPESPRWLVMKGRLADAKVVLARTSDTPEEAAERLDDIKTAAGIPLDLDGDVVAVPKTKGSSQEKRVWKELIFSPTPAMRHILISGIGIHFFQQASGIDAVVLYSPRVFKSAGITGDKRLLGTTVAVGATKTVFILVATFLLDRIGRRPLLLTSTGGMIVSLAGLAAGLTVVSKHPDEKITWAIVLCIFCIMAYVAFFSIGLGPITWVYSSEIFPLHVRALGCSLGVALNRLTSGVISMTFLSLSKAITIGGAFFLFAGIASLAWVFFFTYLPETRGRTLEDMSQIFGSTATHKQAGATAEAAAKDKKVEMAATN, from the exons ATGGACTCCGCCGCCGCGCTCCCACCGGCCGTCGAGCCCAAGAAGACGGGAAACGTCAAGTTCGCCTTCGCCTGCGCTATCCTCGCCTCCATGACCTCCATCCTCCTCGGCTATG ACATCGGGGTGATGAGCGGGGCGTCGCTGTACATCCAGGAAGACCTAAAGATCACCGACACGCAGGTGGAGGTCCTCTTGGGCATCCTCAACGTCTACTCCCTCATCGGCTCCTTCGCGGCCGGGAGGACGTCCGACTGGATCGGCCGGCGCTTCACCATCGTCTTCGCCGCCGTCATCTTCTTCGCCGGCGCCCTCATCATGGGCTTCTCCGTCAACTTCGCCATGCTCATGTTCGGCCGCTTCGTCGCCGGCATCGGCGTTGGCTACGCGCTCATGATCGCGCCCGTCTACACGGCCGAGGTGTCCCCCGCCTCTTCCCGCGGCTTCCTCACCTCCTTCCCGGAGGTGTTCATCAACTTCGGCATCCTCCTCGGATACGTCTCCAATTACGCCTTCTCCCGCCTCACGCTCCACCTCGGCTGGCGCGTCATGCTCGGCATCGGCGCGGGGCCCTCCGTCCTGCTCGGTTTCATGGTCCTCGGCATGCCGGAGTCTCCCCGTTGGCTCGTCATGAAGGGACGTCTCGCGGACGCCAAGGTCGTTCTTGCCAGGACCTCCGACACGCCGGAGGAAGCCGCCGAGCGCCTCGACGACATCAAGACCGCGGCCGGCATCCCTCTGGACCTCGATGGCGACGTGGTCGCCGTGCCCAAGACCAAGGGGAGCTCCCAGGAGAAGCGCGTGTGGAAGGAGCTCATCTTCTCGCCGACCCCGGCCATGCGCCACATCCTCATCTCCGGAATCGGCATCCACTTCTTCCAGCAGGCGTCGGGCATCGACGCCGTCGTGCTCTACAGCCCGCGCGTGTTCAAGAGCGCGGGCATCACGGGAGACAAACGCCTCCTGGGCACCACCGTCGCCGTCGGGGCCACCAAGACGGTCTTCATCCTCGTCGCCACCTTCCTCCTCGACCGCATCGGCCGGCGCCCGCTGCTGCTCACCAGCACGGGCGGCATGATCGTCTCCCTCGCCGGCCTCGCCGCGGGGCTCACCGTCGTCAGCAAGCACCCGGACGAGAAGATCACCTGGGCCATCGTGCTCTGCATCTTCTGCATCATGGCCTACGTCGCCTTCTTCTCCATCGGCCTCGGCCCCATCACGTGGGTCTACAGCTCCGAGATCTTCCCGCTCCACGTGCGCGCGCTCGGATGCTCGCTCGGCGTGGCGCTCAACCGCCTCACCAGCGGCGTCATCTCCATGACCTTCCTCTCGCTCTCCAAGGCCATCACCATCGGCGGCGCCTTCTTCCTCTTCGCCGGCATCGCCTCCTTGGCCTGGGTCTTCTTCTTCACCTACCTGCCGGAGACCCGCGGGCGCACGCTGGAGGACATGAGCCAGATCTTCGGCTCCACGGCCACGCACAAGCAGGCCGGCGCCACCGCGGAAGCCGCCGCCAAGGACAAGAAGGTGGAAATGGCTGCCACCAACTGA